One Watersipora subatra chromosome 4, tzWatSuba1.1, whole genome shotgun sequence genomic window carries:
- the LOC137394571 gene encoding uncharacterized protein → MDLQDCKKLREHYVELVRNLIPEDLTDYLFQYHILSEEDCEKIRSGPTRAQRVRIFLGILPKKNSTSMEKLIEAMKHAGYTELAAMLEAPLESEDVVVSPTSQSPPESPCVDDPHLISLKERLEQQSEVVSSMQAEMEMLQEELKRQSQTFETNAKYKQTVTVLGELEKEKAERQKVYDEVYETLLKDINKLEEDRTYSRTSSVKNSAAVRTPSFTLSGGIRHYAKIKCVLIGDGGTGKTSIIHYFMHRRRNESYIPTIFDNRSVEVMHGNTLTTVNFWDTAGQDAYDKLRPLSYSDAHVALLVFSVTSQTTLNNVMAKWHPEFRHYCRKVPFLLVGNKTDPMQDQKKLHEMRKKGERFVEAKEGDKAAEMLRAAKKKAFLCSAHDGKGIQALLDALVAIGLKNMHKSHKSQTCACM, encoded by the exons ATGGATCTTCAAGACTGCAAAAAACTGCGAGAACACTACGTTGAGCTTGTCCGAAACTTAATTCCAGAAGACTTGACAGATTATCTCTTTCAATATCATATTTTAAGCGAAGAAGATTGTGAGAAAATCCGGTCAGGCCCCACGAGGGCGCAAAGAGTGAGAATTTTTCTTGGTATACTTccaaaaaaaaattcaacaagCATGGAAAAGTTGATAGAGGCCATGAAGCATGCGGGGTATACGGAACTTGCTGCCATGTTAGAAGCTCCACTGGAATCAGAAGATGTTGTCGTCAGTCCTACTTCTCAGTCACCCCCAGAAAGCCCGTGCGTCGATGACCCTCATTTGATCTCATTAAAAGAGAGGCTGGAGCAACAATCCGAAGTTGTTTCATCTATGCAAGCTGAGATGGAAATG cTGCAAGAAGAGCTAAAGCGTCAAAGCCAGACTTTTGAAACGAACGCAAAGTATAAACAGACTGTCACAGTCCTTGGTGAGTTGGAAAAAGAAAAAGCTGAAAGGCAGAAGGTTTACGATGAGGTATATGAAACCCTTTTAAAGGACATAAACAAACTAGAAGAAGACCGAACTTACTCACGAACCTCTTCTGTGAAAAATTCAGCTGCTGTCAGGACCCCAAGTTTTACTCTCAGTGGAGGCATCAGACATTATGCAAAAATAAAGTGCGTTTTAATAGGTGATGGCGGCACCGGAAAGACTAGTATCATTCATTACTTTATGCACAGGCGCCGAAATGAATCTTACATTCCGACAATATTTGACAATCGATCTGTAGAAGTAATGCATGGTAATACCCTGACAACTGTGAACTTCTGGGATACAGCAGGCCAGGACGCCTATGACAAGCTCAGACCTCTGTCATACTCGGATGCTCACGTTGCACTCCTTGTGTTTAGTGTGACGAGTCAGACAACCCTCAACAATGTGATGGCCAAGTGGCATCCTGAGTTCCGACACTACTGTCGCAAAGTTCCTTTCCTACTTGTTGGCAACAAAACAGATCCTATGCAAGATCAAAAG AAACTTCATGAGATGCGAAAAAAAGGGGAGCGGTTTGTGGAAGCAAAAGAGGGTGATAAAGCAGCAGAAATGCTACGAGCTGCAAAAAAGAAAGCCTTTTTGTGTTCAGCTCATGATGGGAAGGGAATTCAAGCCCTACTCGATGCCCTTGTAGCAATAGGATTGAAGAATATGCACAAATCTCACAAAAGCCAAACTTGCGCTTGTATGTAA
- the LOC137394572 gene encoding exodeoxyribonuclease-like codes for MPKRKATGDAGAEVSPAKSKKAEGSEGQSDACLDALDFSSDASTKSGVKWNKKFISMNVNGFRAFLKKGGIDYIKKEEADVLCIQETKCTSKEIPVDELKEAGFTAHFLSGDKSGYSGVGIIYKDDPIAITEGINIEKHDGEGRVITAEFENYYLVTVYVPNSGRGLARIDYRTKEWDVDFREYLKELDKKKPVVLCGDLNVAHQEIDLKNPKSNKNKTPGFCDSEREGLTQLLDEGFLDTFRLLYPKKEHAYSFWSYMGNAREKNVGWRLDYFLISNRLEDKLCDSFMRTDVKGSDHCPVGLLMAL; via the exons ATGCCTAAACGAAAGGCTACA GGGGATGCTGGCGCTGAAGTGAGCCCAGCAAAGTCGAAGAAGGCCGAAGGCTCTGAAGGCCAGTCGGATGCGTGCCTAGATGCTTTAGACTTCTCGTCAGATGCATCTACCAAAAGTGGAGTCAAATGGAACAAAAAGTTCATTTCGATGAATGTCAATGGTTTTCGTGCCTTTCTTAAG AAAGGAGGAATAGATTACATTAAGAAAGAGGAAGCAGATGTTCTTTGCATTCAAGAGACTAAATGCACGTCTAAAGAGATTCCTGTGGATGAGCTAAAGGAGGCTGGATTTACCGCTCATTTCCTTTCTGGGGACAAAAGTGGATACAGCGGTGTCGGCATCATTTACAAAGATGACCCAATCGCAATCACAGAGGGCATCA ATATTGAAAAGCATGACGGGGAAGGAAGAGTAATTACAGCAGAGTTTGAGAACTACTACCTTGTTACTGTCT ATGTCCCCAACTCAGGCCGTGGTTTAGCAAGAATTGACTACCGAACAAAGGAGTGGGATGTTGACTTTAGGGAGTATCTCAAGGAGCTGGACAAGAAGAAACCAGTCGTGTTATGTGGAGACTTGAATGTGGCTCATCAGGAGATAG ATTTGAAGAATCCTAAATCCAACAAAAACAAGACACCAGGATTTTGCGACAGTGAGAGAGAAGGGCTCACTCAGCTACTAGATGAAGGGTTCCTCGACACCTTTAGGCTTCTTTACCCAAAAAAGGAACACGCCTACAGTTTCTGGAGTTACATGGGAAATGCGAGAGAGAAAAATGTTGGATG GAGACTGGATTATTTCCTCATTTCAAATAGATTGGAGGATAAACTGTGCgacagttttatgagaacagaTGTGAAAGGCAGTGATCACTGTCCTGTGGGACTTCTAATGGCTCTCTAA